A single genomic interval of Spinacia oleracea cultivar Varoflay chromosome 6, BTI_SOV_V1, whole genome shotgun sequence harbors:
- the LOC110776295 gene encoding uncharacterized protein isoform X3, with protein MLKGGKELIIEKNGSNNNNNNPSKSLAEIGAKEHIEEIRSKKFSIGGKTPNPLTFDLHRAVTRLSAELYTKDVHFLMELIQNAEDNEYGKEVEPTLELVLTKRDITGSGAPATLVVFNNEVGFSSQNMLSLCSVGRSTKRGKRDQGFIGEKGIGFKSVFLVSKEPHIVSNGYKVKFTEEADRSCGIGYIVPEWVGDKSLISDIQTVYGSNRSIPTTTIVLPLKAEKVESVKEQLLQLHPELLLFLCKIKRLYVRSSNSYYKDATDMCAISIFHETQHVVVRSKKADSRVVHLAVGGSQGSNEETCQYYIWRQSFPVKTENKVHGREDVKEWTISLAFPVGDRLTRGTSASVGIFAFLPTMMVTDFPFIIQADFLLASSRESILLDNKWNIGILKCIPCAFLNAFTSFVKDGYTLFTPAKAFKFLPVEESSITELDEVKENIRLMLCDAKIMPCETFDDGLKLCKPLSSLRILSDFRHLLMHMKENGISLDGLSSLKKHPVDASLDVEEFDKVLDFLCVLSTSESYDWYEKCIGACKLLCQASEADYIEMLRIFAHNEEVFSKHFFIRTPVFRYTDKTGYVNLHNACNTKKDGHRILFAMEPTLHAWLSTCNMEFACSDGSNTIQRGKFTYLVSMEGSKWAMLFGTQNLFSEHRYYDLGDVYSASGNFAGEVTPEKSLVSFMEKHTGAKDLPELLPPNIALSVASSKLTSEQALLLLDWIKFFRTQNSPLPAKFITSVRNGKWMKTTSGFNSPSKCVLPNEIGKRIFEMTSCVLSDLSILDEAFYGNRIHLYLDELHYLGVTLGMDDVQKVAMSHFKAVASSEMSKTCVISLLTFIGLLQERDMLDSGWLVIMKKGKWLRTSQGCCAPSKSVFLHSESESEAVCRITSLPLIDRLFYGSKLDSFSTELALLGVKSDQQVYELVTENVIFPENPASMTSNCALFLLECVRHLLPDATALIEKLKNQPWLKTQIGFRCPASTIFPSPNLGVLLSIVEVPILDQVYYGKLIQSYTNELKAVGVSLDFNGTLKIIANEIHQVSSSFKMLPVNVITLLQGVRGIVNTMPDHLDQIREVLSGEVLFKTYCGYRRPSESILSTQSWASISLFIDLPTIDDSYYGVDIYGYQDELEVLGVVIGFEEGAHFVAQGLTKPIKADQIRAEGALTLLRTIRILLSQICKEKISLAPFFENLMASEFLKTSQGNRTPKQCVLLQPQWKHILEFTDLPFLDEIYYGNRISEYEDELQSIGVKVSAVEVCPLLLESLYSLVVSSSVKRYYKFLNEYSTDIIIPDEADNPQVWIPDQNDSDKGQWVSSKVCIVHDREKLFQTLFHILDTHYDMELLPLFPRAFVVSEVPRLDHYMKLWRSWLKRENRKLTSRECHTFWSYILDKWTSETENVVKKNLTELPAVLPGLGIRLLGKEQVFFPDDLLLKRMFTSLDNCPPFVWFPRGSISSSIIPAKLELAYDSLGVKRLSESVKLQVKTYSVLSQGNCTDMKKKLIPRGLIKIVLAYLSGPKVNLGVQLRHEAVMSMLNLSVYESNGPILVSYILRPPGCKSLEVDSRKVVHWDKESRTLLIDKYCYKNRKLSMEFGCCFSQEIAEGLLGEERSVAVNELRMIIQLGFDYEFEQESVDFLLTRENLELLLEDEKFINGVFASDELFEVDRTCKRICPSTPVPSKKKPRQ; from the exons atgttGAAAGGAGGAAAAGAGTTAATTATAGAGAAAAATGGtagtaacaataacaataataatcctagcaAATCTTTGGCAGAAATAGGTGCAAAAGAACATATTGAAGAAATTAGAAGTAAAAAATTCTCAATTGGTGGTAAAACCCCGAATCCTCTCACCTTTGATCTTCATCGTGCTGTTACTAGGCTTTCTGCTGAGCTTTATACTAAAGATGTCCACTTTCTTATGGAGCTCATTCAG AATGCGGAGGACAATGAGTATGGGAAAGAGGTAGAGCCAACCTTAGAGTTGGTACTAACAAAAAGAGATATTACCGGATCCGGAGCTCCGGCTACACTTGTAGTCTTCAACAATGAAGTTGGCTTTTCGTCGCAGAACATGCTCTCCCTTTGTAGTGTGGGTCGCTCTACCAAGAGGGGCAAACGAGATCAAGGCTTTATTGGTGAAAAAG GAATCGGATTCAAGAGTGTGTTTCTTGTAAGCAAGGAACCACATATTGTTAGCAATGGATATAAGGTGAAATTCACTGAAGAAGCAGATAGGAGTTGCGGCATTGGTTATATTGTTCCTGAATGGGTTGGAGACAAATCCTTGATTTCTGATATACAAACAGTGTATGGATCCAACAGAAGCATTCCTACAACTACAATTGTTCTTCCCTTGAAAGCTGAGAAGGTTGAGTCTGTGAAAGAGCAGCTCTTGCAGCTGCATCCAGAGCTTCTTCTCTTTTTATGTAAAATAAAGAGGTTGTATGTTCGCAGTAGCAACAGCTACTATAAAGATGCCACTGATATGTGTGCTATTTCAATATTTCATGAAACTCAACATGTGGTTGTTCGGTCGAAAAAAGCAGATTCACGTGTAGTTCATCTAGCTGTTGGTGGTTCACAAGGTTCAAATGAAGAGACATGTCAGTATTATATTTGGAGGCAATCATTTCCAGTGAAGACTGAAAACAAGGTTCATGGCAGAGAGGATGTTAAAGAGTGGACCATCTCATTGGCGTTCCCTGTTGGGGATAGGCTAACAAGGGGAACATCAGCTTCTGTTGGCATCTTTGCGTTCCTCCCAACAATGATGGTTACAGACTTTCCTTTTATAATACAAGCAGATTTCTTGCTTGCTTCTTCGCGGGAAAGCATACTTTTAGACAACAAATGGAATATAGGCATACTTAAATGTATTCCTTGTGCTTTTCTGAATGCTTTTACTTCTTTCGTGAAGGACGGATATACACTTTTTACTCCTGCTAAGGCTTTCAAGTTTTTGCCTGTGGAAGAATCCTCAATTACTGAGCTTGATGAAGTGAAAGAAAATATCAGGCTGATGTTGTGCGATGCAAAAATCATGCCATGTGAAACTTTTGATGACGGCTTAAAGTTATGCAAGCCACTCTCGTCTCTGAGAATTCTGTCTGACTTTAGACATTTGTTGATGCACATGAAAGAAAATGGTATTTCACTTGATGGGTTATCTTCGTTGAAAAAGCATCCAGTAGATGCTTCCCTTGACGTGGAGGAATTTGATAAGGTTCTTGACTTTCTCTGTGTTTTGTCTACTTCAGAGAGCTATGATTGGTATGAGAAGTGTATTGGTGCTTGCAAACTGCTCTGCCAAGCATCTGAGGCTGATTACATCGAGATGTTAAGGATTTTCGCTCACAATGAGGAAGTATTTTCAAAGCATTTCTTCATAAGAACTCCTGTTTTTAGGTATACAGATAAAACTGGATATGTTAACCTACATAATGCTTGTAATACCAAGAAAGATGGTCACAGGATTTTGTTTGCAATGGAGCCTACGCTTCATGCCTGGCTTAGTACTTGCAACATGGAATTCGCTTGCTCAG ATGGGTCCAACACTATTCAGAGGGGGAAGTTTACTTATCTTGTAAGCATGGAGGGAAGCAAATGGGCAATGTTATTTGGAACGCAAAATCTGTTTTCTGAACACAGATATTATGATTTGGGGGATGTTTACTCTGCCAGTGGGAACTTTGCTGGAGAAGTTACTCCGGAGAAATCACTTGTCAGTTTTATGGAAAAGCACACTGGAGCCAAAGATTTACCCGAGCTGCTTCCACCAAATATTGCATTGTCTGTTGCATCTTCTAAATTGACAAGTGAACAAGCACTTTTGCTGCTTGATTGGATCAAGTTTTTCCGAACACAGAATTCTCCTCTTCCTGCAAAATTCATTACCAGTGTTCGGAATGGGAAATGGATGAAAACTACATCTGGATTTAACTCTCCATCAAAGTGTGTTCTTCCTAATGAAATAGGGAAGAGAATATTTGAAATGACATCTTGTGTTCTCAGCGATCTTTCTATCTTGGATGAGGCATTTTATGGGAATCGTATTCACCTTTATTTAGATGAGTTACACTATCTAGGAGTTACGTTGGGAATGGATGATGTGCAAAAGGTAGCTATGAGCCATTTTAAAGCAGTTGCTTCTTCTGAGATGAGCAAAACTTGTGTTATTTCTCTGTTGACATTTATCGGTCTCCTTCAGGAAAGGGATATGCTAGACAGTGGATGGTTGGTGATAATGAAGAAGGGCAAGTGGCTCAGGACTTCCCAGGGGTGCTGTGCACCGAGTAAATCAGTCTTTCTTCACTCTGAATCGGAATCAGAAGCTGTTTGTCGTATTACTAGCCTACCTCTTATTGATAGATTATTCTATGGGAGCAAACTCGATTCCTTCTCAACTGAGCTGGCATTACTTGGTGTGAAATCTGATCAACAAGTGTATGAATTAGTCACTGAAAATGTCATATTTCCTGAGAATCCTGCTTCCATGACAAGTAATTGTGCCTTGTTCCTACTTGAGTGCGTAAGACACTTACTCCCGGATGCAACTGCCCTGATTGAGAAACTGAAAAATCAACCTTGGCTGAAAACCCAGATAGGATTCAGGTGTCCTGCATCAACTATCTTTCCTAGTCCTAATCTGGGTGTTCTACTAAGCATTGTTGAGGTCCCTATTTTAGATCAAGTGTATTATGGAAAATTGATACAATCTTATACCAATGAGCTGAAAGCAGTAGGTGTTAGTTTGGATTTCAATGGAACATTGAAGATAATAGCCAATGAAATACATCAAGTTTCATCATCGTTCAAGATGTTACCTGTAAATGTAATAACATTGTTGCAAGGTGTCAGGGGTATAGTGAACACCATGCCTGATCATTTGGATCAGATTCGTGAGGTTTTGTCAGGTGAAGTTCTTTTCAAGACTTACTGTGGTTACCGGAGGCCTAGTGAATCCATTCTTTCTACTCAATCTTGGGCATCTATTTCACTGTTTATAGATCTTCCAACAATTGATGATTCCTACTATGGTGTTGACATCTATGGCTACCAAGATGAGCTAGAGGTTCTAGGGGTTGTAATTGGGTTTGAAGAAGGAGCCCATTTTGTTGCTCAAGGTTTGACAAAACCAATAAAGGCAGACCAAATCAGGGCTGAAGGTGCTTTAACTTTGCTAAGAACCATCAGAATTTTATTGTCTCAAATTTGTAAAGAGAAAATTTCACTTGCTCCTTTTTTTGAGAATCTTATGGCCAGCGAGTTTTTGAAGACTAGTCAAGGAAACAGAACTCCTAAGCAATGCGTATTACTTCAGCCTCAATGGAAACATATTCTTGAGTTTACAGATTTGCCATTTCTCGATGAAATTTACTATGGCAACCGAATATCTGAATATGAGGATGAGCTGCAAAGTATTGGAGTAAAAGTTTCTGCAGTAGAGGTTTGTCCACTTCTTTTGGAATCTCTGTACTCACTCGTGGTGTCATCATCTGTAAAGAGATATTACAAATTTTTAAACGAGTATTCCACGGATATAATAATTCCTGATGAAGCCGACAATCCTCAAGTGTGGATACCTGACCAAAATGATTCTGACAAAGGCCAATGGGTAAGTTCAAAGGTCTGCATAGTTCATGATAGGGAAAAGCTTTTCCAAACACTCTTTCATATCCTAGATACTCATTATGATATGGAATTGCTCCCTTTATTTCCTCGAGCATTTGTTGTATCTGAAGTTCCTCGATTAGATCATTATATGAAGTTATGGCGTAGCTGGCTCAAGAGAGAGAATCGAAAACTAACTTCCAGAGAATGCCACACTTTCTGGAGCTACATTCTTGACAAGTGGACGTCAGAGACTGAGAACGTTGTAAAGAAAAATCTGACTGAATTGCCTGCTGTATTGCCAGGTTTAGGAATACGACTTTTAGGAAAGGAACAAGTATTTTTCCCAGATGATTTGCTTCTTAAAAGAATGTTCACAAGCCTTGATAATTGCCCTCCATTTGTCTGGTTCCCGAGAGGTAGCATCTCTTCGTCTATTATTCCTGCAAAACTTGAGCTCGCGTATGATTCTCTTGGGGTTAAACGGCTCTCTGAATCTGtcaagcttcaagtcaaaacttaTTCTGTGTTATCTCAAGGAAACTGTACTGACATGAAAAAGAAACTCATTCCTAGGGGTCTTATAAAGATAGtgcttgcttacctttctggccCAAAGGTTAATTTGGGTGTGCAATTGAGGCATGAAGCTGTTATGTCGATGCTAAACTTGTCAGTATATGAGAGTAATGGACCGATCCTAGTCAGCTATATTTTGCGTCCGCCTGGTTGTAAATCACTTGAAGTGGATTCTCGAAAAGTTGTTCATTGGGATAAGGAATCACGCACGCTGCTCATTGATAAATATTGTTATAAAAATCGGAAGTTGAGTATGGAATTCGGGTGTTGTTTTTCACAAGAAATTGCAGAAGGCCTTCTGGGTGAGGAAAGATCTGTGGCTGTGAATGAACTACGGATGATAATTCAGCTGGGTTTCGATTATGAGTTTGAGCAAGAGTCAGTTGACTTTCTTCTTACAAGAGAGAACTTGGAACTGTTGCTGGAAGATGAAAAGTTTATTAATGGAGTTTTTGCTTCTGATGAGCTGTTTGAAGTGGATCGAACCTGCAAACGTATTTGTCCATCCACTCCGGTGCCTTCCAAAAAGAAACCAAGACAGTAA
- the LOC110776295 gene encoding uncharacterized protein isoform X2, which yields MLKGGKELIIEKNGSNNNNNNPSKSLAEIGAKEHIEEIRSKKFSIGGKTPNPLTFDLHRAVTRLSAELYTKDVHFLMELIQNAEDNEYGKEVEPTLELVLTKRDITGSGAPATLVVFNNEVGFSSQNMLSLCSVGRSTKRGKRDQGFIGEKGIGFKSVFLVSKEPHIVSNGYKVKFTEEADRSCGIGYIVPEWVGDKSLISDIQTVYGSNRSIPTTTIVLPLKAEKVESVKEQLLQLHPELLLFLCKIKRLYVRSSNSYYKDATDMCAISIFHETQHVVVRSKKADSRVVHLAVGGSQGSNEETCQYYIWRQSFPVKTENKVHGREDVKEWTISLAFPVGDRLTRGTSASVGIFAFLPTMMVTDFPFIIQADFLLASSRESILLDNKWNIGILKCIPCAFLNAFTSFVKDGYTLFTPAKAFKFLPVEESSITELDEVKENIRLMLCDAKIMPCETFDDGLKLCKPLSSLRILSDFRHLLMHMKENGISLDGLSSLKKHPVDASLDVEEFDKVLDFLCVLSTSESYDWYEKCIGACKLLCQASEADYIEMLRIFAHNEEVFSKHFFIRTPVFRYTDKTGYVNLHNACNTKKDGHRILFAMEPTLHAWLSTCNMEFACSGDVFLLPNSTQTALVAHKQSPVLIGWLSSYAKIECCSAYSFSMSLIDYILNNMEKSLLLKLCHFLYHSHRKGFLSDTDLSYLILRIPIIDGSNTIQRGKFTYLVSMEGSKWAMLFGTQNLFSEHRYYDLGDVYSASGNFAGEVTPEKSLVSFMEKHTGAKDLPELLPPNIALSVASSKLTSEQALLLLDWIKFFRTQNSPLPAKFITSVRNGKWMKTTSGFNSPSKCVLPNEIGKRIFEMTSCVLSDLSILDEAFYGNRIHLYLDELHYLGVTLGMDDVQKVAMSHFKAVASSEMSKTCVISLLTFIGLLQERDMLDSGWLVIMKKGKWLRTSQGCCAPSKSVFLHSESESEAVCRITSLPLIDRLFYGSKLDSFSTELALLGVKSDQQVYELVTENVIFPENPASMTSNCALFLLECVRHLLPDATALIEKLKNQPWLKTQIGFRCPASTIFPSPNLGVLLSIVEVPILDQVYYGKLIQSYTNELKAVGVSLDFNGTLKIIANEIHQVSSSFKMLPVNVITLLQGVRGIVNTMPDHLDQIREVLSGEVLFKTYCGYRRPSESILSTQSWASISLFIDLPTIDDSYYGVDIYGYQDELEVLGVVIGFEEGAHFVAQGLTKPIKADQIRAEGALTLLRTIRILLSQICKEKISLAPFFENLMASEFLKTSQGNRTPKQCVLLQPQWKHILEFTDLPFLDEIYYGNRISEYEDELQSIGVKVSAVEVCPLLLESLYSLVVSSSVKRYYKFLNEYSTDIIIPDEADNPQVWIPDQNDSDKGQWVSSKVCIVHDREKLFQTLFHILDTHYDMELLPLFPRAFVVSEVPRLDHYMKLWRSWLKRENRKLTSRECHTFWSYILDKWTSETENVVKKNLTELPAVLPGLGIRLLGKEQVFFPDDLLLKRMFTSLDNCPPFVWFPRGSISSSIIPAKLELAYDSLGVKRLSESVKLQVKTYSVLSQGNCTDMKKKLIPRGLIKIVLAYLSGPKVNLGVQLRHEAVMSMLNLSVYESNGPILVSYILRPPGCKSLEVDSRKVVHWDKESRTLLIDKYCYKNRKLSMEFGCCFSQEIAEGLLGEERSVAVNELRMIIQLGFDYEFEQESVDFLLTRENLELLLEDEKFINGVFASDELFEVDRTCKRICPSTPVPSKKKPRQ from the exons atgttGAAAGGAGGAAAAGAGTTAATTATAGAGAAAAATGGtagtaacaataacaataataatcctagcaAATCTTTGGCAGAAATAGGTGCAAAAGAACATATTGAAGAAATTAGAAGTAAAAAATTCTCAATTGGTGGTAAAACCCCGAATCCTCTCACCTTTGATCTTCATCGTGCTGTTACTAGGCTTTCTGCTGAGCTTTATACTAAAGATGTCCACTTTCTTATGGAGCTCATTCAG AATGCGGAGGACAATGAGTATGGGAAAGAGGTAGAGCCAACCTTAGAGTTGGTACTAACAAAAAGAGATATTACCGGATCCGGAGCTCCGGCTACACTTGTAGTCTTCAACAATGAAGTTGGCTTTTCGTCGCAGAACATGCTCTCCCTTTGTAGTGTGGGTCGCTCTACCAAGAGGGGCAAACGAGATCAAGGCTTTATTGGTGAAAAAG GAATCGGATTCAAGAGTGTGTTTCTTGTAAGCAAGGAACCACATATTGTTAGCAATGGATATAAGGTGAAATTCACTGAAGAAGCAGATAGGAGTTGCGGCATTGGTTATATTGTTCCTGAATGGGTTGGAGACAAATCCTTGATTTCTGATATACAAACAGTGTATGGATCCAACAGAAGCATTCCTACAACTACAATTGTTCTTCCCTTGAAAGCTGAGAAGGTTGAGTCTGTGAAAGAGCAGCTCTTGCAGCTGCATCCAGAGCTTCTTCTCTTTTTATGTAAAATAAAGAGGTTGTATGTTCGCAGTAGCAACAGCTACTATAAAGATGCCACTGATATGTGTGCTATTTCAATATTTCATGAAACTCAACATGTGGTTGTTCGGTCGAAAAAAGCAGATTCACGTGTAGTTCATCTAGCTGTTGGTGGTTCACAAGGTTCAAATGAAGAGACATGTCAGTATTATATTTGGAGGCAATCATTTCCAGTGAAGACTGAAAACAAGGTTCATGGCAGAGAGGATGTTAAAGAGTGGACCATCTCATTGGCGTTCCCTGTTGGGGATAGGCTAACAAGGGGAACATCAGCTTCTGTTGGCATCTTTGCGTTCCTCCCAACAATGATGGTTACAGACTTTCCTTTTATAATACAAGCAGATTTCTTGCTTGCTTCTTCGCGGGAAAGCATACTTTTAGACAACAAATGGAATATAGGCATACTTAAATGTATTCCTTGTGCTTTTCTGAATGCTTTTACTTCTTTCGTGAAGGACGGATATACACTTTTTACTCCTGCTAAGGCTTTCAAGTTTTTGCCTGTGGAAGAATCCTCAATTACTGAGCTTGATGAAGTGAAAGAAAATATCAGGCTGATGTTGTGCGATGCAAAAATCATGCCATGTGAAACTTTTGATGACGGCTTAAAGTTATGCAAGCCACTCTCGTCTCTGAGAATTCTGTCTGACTTTAGACATTTGTTGATGCACATGAAAGAAAATGGTATTTCACTTGATGGGTTATCTTCGTTGAAAAAGCATCCAGTAGATGCTTCCCTTGACGTGGAGGAATTTGATAAGGTTCTTGACTTTCTCTGTGTTTTGTCTACTTCAGAGAGCTATGATTGGTATGAGAAGTGTATTGGTGCTTGCAAACTGCTCTGCCAAGCATCTGAGGCTGATTACATCGAGATGTTAAGGATTTTCGCTCACAATGAGGAAGTATTTTCAAAGCATTTCTTCATAAGAACTCCTGTTTTTAGGTATACAGATAAAACTGGATATGTTAACCTACATAATGCTTGTAATACCAAGAAAGATGGTCACAGGATTTTGTTTGCAATGGAGCCTACGCTTCATGCCTGGCTTAGTACTTGCAACATGGAATTCGCTTGCTCAGGTGATGTATTTCTCCTGCCAAACTCGACTCAGACTGCTCTTGTTGCTCATAAACAAAGTCCTGTTCTAATTGGTTGGTTGTCTTCTTATGCAAAAATTGAGTGTTGTTCTGCCTATAGTTTTTCTATGTCACTTATTGATTATATCTTGAACAACATGGAGAAAAGTCTTCTGCTAAAACTGTGTCATTTTCTTTACCATTCTCACCGAAAAGGATTCCTATCTGACACTGATTTGTCATATCTGATTCTTCGTATACCAATAATAGATGGGTCCAACACTATTCAGAGGGGGAAGTTTACTTATCTTGTAAGCATGGAGGGAAGCAAATGGGCAATGTTATTTGGAACGCAAAATCTGTTTTCTGAACACAGATATTATGATTTGGGGGATGTTTACTCTGCCAGTGGGAACTTTGCTGGAGAAGTTACTCCGGAGAAATCACTTGTCAGTTTTATGGAAAAGCACACTGGAGCCAAAGATTTACCCGAGCTGCTTCCACCAAATATTGCATTGTCTGTTGCATCTTCTAAATTGACAAGTGAACAAGCACTTTTGCTGCTTGATTGGATCAAGTTTTTCCGAACACAGAATTCTCCTCTTCCTGCAAAATTCATTACCAGTGTTCGGAATGGGAAATGGATGAAAACTACATCTGGATTTAACTCTCCATCAAAGTGTGTTCTTCCTAATGAAATAGGGAAGAGAATATTTGAAATGACATCTTGTGTTCTCAGCGATCTTTCTATCTTGGATGAGGCATTTTATGGGAATCGTATTCACCTTTATTTAGATGAGTTACACTATCTAGGAGTTACGTTGGGAATGGATGATGTGCAAAAGGTAGCTATGAGCCATTTTAAAGCAGTTGCTTCTTCTGAGATGAGCAAAACTTGTGTTATTTCTCTGTTGACATTTATCGGTCTCCTTCAGGAAAGGGATATGCTAGACAGTGGATGGTTGGTGATAATGAAGAAGGGCAAGTGGCTCAGGACTTCCCAGGGGTGCTGTGCACCGAGTAAATCAGTCTTTCTTCACTCTGAATCGGAATCAGAAGCTGTTTGTCGTATTACTAGCCTACCTCTTATTGATAGATTATTCTATGGGAGCAAACTCGATTCCTTCTCAACTGAGCTGGCATTACTTGGTGTGAAATCTGATCAACAAGTGTATGAATTAGTCACTGAAAATGTCATATTTCCTGAGAATCCTGCTTCCATGACAAGTAATTGTGCCTTGTTCCTACTTGAGTGCGTAAGACACTTACTCCCGGATGCAACTGCCCTGATTGAGAAACTGAAAAATCAACCTTGGCTGAAAACCCAGATAGGATTCAGGTGTCCTGCATCAACTATCTTTCCTAGTCCTAATCTGGGTGTTCTACTAAGCATTGTTGAGGTCCCTATTTTAGATCAAGTGTATTATGGAAAATTGATACAATCTTATACCAATGAGCTGAAAGCAGTAGGTGTTAGTTTGGATTTCAATGGAACATTGAAGATAATAGCCAATGAAATACATCAAGTTTCATCATCGTTCAAGATGTTACCTGTAAATGTAATAACATTGTTGCAAGGTGTCAGGGGTATAGTGAACACCATGCCTGATCATTTGGATCAGATTCGTGAGGTTTTGTCAGGTGAAGTTCTTTTCAAGACTTACTGTGGTTACCGGAGGCCTAGTGAATCCATTCTTTCTACTCAATCTTGGGCATCTATTTCACTGTTTATAGATCTTCCAACAATTGATGATTCCTACTATGGTGTTGACATCTATGGCTACCAAGATGAGCTAGAGGTTCTAGGGGTTGTAATTGGGTTTGAAGAAGGAGCCCATTTTGTTGCTCAAGGTTTGACAAAACCAATAAAGGCAGACCAAATCAGGGCTGAAGGTGCTTTAACTTTGCTAAGAACCATCAGAATTTTATTGTCTCAAATTTGTAAAGAGAAAATTTCACTTGCTCCTTTTTTTGAGAATCTTATGGCCAGCGAGTTTTTGAAGACTAGTCAAGGAAACAGAACTCCTAAGCAATGCGTATTACTTCAGCCTCAATGGAAACATATTCTTGAGTTTACAGATTTGCCATTTCTCGATGAAATTTACTATGGCAACCGAATATCTGAATATGAGGATGAGCTGCAAAGTATTGGAGTAAAAGTTTCTGCAGTAGAGGTTTGTCCACTTCTTTTGGAATCTCTGTACTCACTCGTGGTGTCATCATCTGTAAAGAGATATTACAAATTTTTAAACGAGTATTCCACGGATATAATAATTCCTGATGAAGCCGACAATCCTCAAGTGTGGATACCTGACCAAAATGATTCTGACAAAGGCCAATGGGTAAGTTCAAAGGTCTGCATAGTTCATGATAGGGAAAAGCTTTTCCAAACACTCTTTCATATCCTAGATACTCATTATGATATGGAATTGCTCCCTTTATTTCCTCGAGCATTTGTTGTATCTGAAGTTCCTCGATTAGATCATTATATGAAGTTATGGCGTAGCTGGCTCAAGAGAGAGAATCGAAAACTAACTTCCAGAGAATGCCACACTTTCTGGAGCTACATTCTTGACAAGTGGACGTCAGAGACTGAGAACGTTGTAAAGAAAAATCTGACTGAATTGCCTGCTGTATTGCCAGGTTTAGGAATACGACTTTTAGGAAAGGAACAAGTATTTTTCCCAGATGATTTGCTTCTTAAAAGAATGTTCACAAGCCTTGATAATTGCCCTCCATTTGTCTGGTTCCCGAGAGGTAGCATCTCTTCGTCTATTATTCCTGCAAAACTTGAGCTCGCGTATGATTCTCTTGGGGTTAAACGGCTCTCTGAATCTGtcaagcttcaagtcaaaacttaTTCTGTGTTATCTCAAGGAAACTGTACTGACATGAAAAAGAAACTCATTCCTAGGGGTCTTATAAAGATAGtgcttgcttacctttctggccCAAAGGTTAATTTGGGTGTGCAATTGAGGCATGAAGCTGTTATGTCGATGCTAAACTTGTCAGTATATGAGAGTAATGGACCGATCCTAGTCAGCTATATTTTGCGTCCGCCTGGTTGTAAATCACTTGAAGTGGATTCTCGAAAAGTTGTTCATTGGGATAAGGAATCACGCACGCTGCTCATTGATAAATATTGTTATAAAAATCGGAAGTTGAGTATGGAATTCGGGTGTTGTTTTTCACAAGAAATTGCAGAAGGCCTTCTGGGTGAGGAAAGATCTGTGGCTGTGAATGAACTACGGATGATAATTCAGCTGGGTTTCGATTATGAGTTTGAGCAAGAGTCAGTTGACTTTCTTCTTACAAGAGAGAACTTGGAACTGTTGCTGGAAGATGAAAAGTTTATTAATGGAGTTTTTGCTTCTGATGAGCTGTTTGAAGTGGATCGAACCTGCAAACGTATTTGTCCATCCACTCCGGTGCCTTCCAAAAAGAAACCAAGACAGTAA